From Blastocatellia bacterium, a single genomic window includes:
- a CDS encoding PIG-L family deacetylase produces the protein MRYPSIAALDRSFDDVYISPHLDDVAFSCGGRILRERALGRSVLVVTVFTAEVGPCREISPRVRARVGDMVERRCEDERAMARLGADFLWLDHPEAIFRDRAYHTLYGAFSRFVPADRALAAHLALQIVELVERTRPRRLYSPLGVGQHADHRVVFESVVRSIERLRQSSSTARAPEVCFYEDAPYALIPHLVEHRLREVQARWIGEEVTRGSAWTRARHAYATMMTLDSVRAAVGHWALRAAAYGFLVFRFVRERRGTARARLWLVPELCEIGDVLPAKLEVIAEYRSQIAPVLGDVASYARLRRAYSHRLIADVSTRISSYGSAGASSGSPSDGVFERIWRVVPSW, from the coding sequence ATGCGATATCCCTCGATCGCGGCTTTGGATCGTTCGTTCGATGACGTTTACATCTCCCCCCATCTGGACGACGTCGCGTTCTCTTGCGGGGGACGCATTCTGCGCGAGCGCGCGCTGGGGCGATCTGTGCTCGTCGTCACTGTCTTCACGGCAGAGGTCGGACCGTGTCGGGAGATCTCCCCTCGCGTTCGAGCGCGCGTCGGTGACATGGTCGAACGGCGCTGCGAGGACGAGCGAGCGATGGCGCGTTTGGGTGCGGATTTCCTCTGGCTCGATCATCCGGAAGCGATCTTTCGCGATCGTGCGTACCATACGCTCTACGGGGCGTTTTCGCGGTTCGTCCCGGCGGATCGCGCATTGGCAGCTCATTTGGCGCTGCAAATCGTCGAGCTCGTGGAACGAACGCGCCCGCGGCGCCTCTATTCTCCTCTGGGCGTCGGCCAACACGCCGATCATCGAGTGGTATTTGAGAGTGTCGTTCGGAGCATCGAGCGACTCAGGCAATCGTCTTCGACGGCTCGCGCTCCCGAGGTGTGCTTTTACGAGGACGCTCCGTATGCGTTGATTCCTCATTTGGTGGAGCATCGGCTGAGAGAGGTGCAGGCGCGCTGGATCGGCGAAGAGGTCACGCGGGGTTCCGCGTGGACGCGCGCGCGTCACGCCTACGCGACGATGATGACGCTCGATTCGGTTCGCGCGGCGGTCGGGCATTGGGCGTTGCGCGCGGCAGCATACGGATTTCTGGTCTTCCGCTTCGTCAGGGAGAGACGTGGGACGGCGCGCGCGCGGCTGTGGCTGGTGCCGGAACTGTGTGAGATTGGCGACGTGTTGCCAGCTAAACTCGAAGTCATCGCTGAATATCGTTCGCAGATCGCTCCCGTGCTCGGCGATGTGGCAAGTTATGCCCGATTGCGGCGAGCGTACTCGCATCGGCTCATCGCTGATGTCTCCACGCGGATCTCGTCATACGGGTCTGCGGGGGCTTCTAGTGGCTCGCCGTCCGATGGCGTTTTCGAACGCATCTGGCGAGTCGTTCCCTCTTGGTGA
- a CDS encoding SH3 domain-containing protein, translated as MRAVAGVIGVLLLAFTGGCEERVRQPKVDDGVVLSSDGSVRSSTAVLAIELAKLRQGEEVEILERKEEWVRVRTRGGIEGWVEARHVLSKRIFEDARALERAMASIPRQALGQLVGSAAIRLTPGRASEENVLFYAPAGTVVDILRRERTRRFSSDVWPRRYQPRARRVRSSEPTPPLDLWYCVRLPESFLIRVGWVYAPLVELKIPDRLRHLQGEYAFVAWYELASIEDPEIGTSAHYLTFDTHRTAPVEGTDFERLRLWIWDVEQHRYKIGRWEIAHGVLPIEHRREATRHRFRMRLYDPKTGELTDAEYLVDVSDSFAPRLLRSRP; from the coding sequence GTGCGCGCTGTCGCCGGAGTAATCGGCGTTCTCCTTCTGGCGTTTACGGGAGGCTGCGAGGAGAGAGTGCGTCAGCCGAAAGTGGACGATGGCGTCGTGCTCTCTTCCGACGGTTCGGTGCGTAGCTCGACTGCGGTTTTGGCCATCGAGCTGGCGAAACTTCGGCAAGGCGAAGAGGTGGAGATCCTGGAGCGGAAAGAAGAATGGGTGCGCGTCCGGACGCGAGGGGGGATCGAAGGATGGGTGGAAGCTCGCCACGTGCTCAGTAAACGCATCTTCGAGGACGCGCGCGCGCTGGAACGCGCGATGGCTTCGATCCCCAGGCAAGCGCTCGGGCAGCTGGTGGGCAGCGCGGCGATTCGATTGACGCCTGGTCGCGCTTCGGAGGAGAACGTGCTCTTTTATGCGCCGGCGGGGACGGTGGTGGACATCCTGCGTCGGGAGCGGACGCGACGCTTCAGTTCGGACGTGTGGCCTCGGCGGTATCAGCCGCGCGCGCGCCGCGTCCGATCGTCCGAACCGACGCCGCCTTTGGACCTCTGGTATTGCGTGCGGTTGCCCGAATCGTTCCTCATCCGAGTGGGATGGGTGTATGCCCCGCTCGTAGAGCTGAAGATCCCGGATCGGTTGCGCCACCTGCAGGGCGAGTATGCGTTCGTCGCGTGGTACGAACTGGCTTCGATCGAGGATCCGGAGATCGGGACGTCCGCTCACTACTTGACCTTCGATACGCATCGGACGGCTCCAGTAGAGGGGACGGATTTCGAGCGCTTGCGGCTTTGGATCTGGGACGTCGAACAGCATCGGTACAAGATCGGGCGATGGGAAATCGCCCACGGCGTTCTCCCGATCGAACATCGGCGCGAGGCGACGCGACACCGATTCCGAATGCGACTTTACGATCCGAAGACAGGAGAGCTGACCGACGCCGAATATCTCGTGGACGTGAGCGATTCGTTCGCTCCTCGACTGCTGCGCTCTCGGCCTTAA